A region of Dermochelys coriacea isolate rDerCor1 chromosome 1, rDerCor1.pri.v4, whole genome shotgun sequence DNA encodes the following proteins:
- the ING1 gene encoding inhibitor of growth protein 1 isoform X2 translates to MVELVENRTRQVDSHVELFETCPETNETTGNSGKASQDKSKNETITQAEKPNNKRSRRQRNNENRENASNNHDHDDITSGMPKEKKAKTSKKKKRSKAKAEREASPADLPIDPNEPTYCLCNQVSYGEMIGCDNDECPIEWFHFSCVGLNHKPKGKWYCPKCRGENEKTMDKALEKSKKERAYNR, encoded by the coding sequence ATGGTGGAGCTTGTTGAGAATAGAACCAGGCAAGTGGACAGTCATGTGGAACTATTTGAGACCTGTCCAGAGACAAATGAGACCACTGGAAACAGTGGCAAAGCCAGCCAAGATAAGTCAAAGAATGAGACAATCACTCAGGCTGAAAAGCCCAACAATAAGAGGTCTAGGAGgcaaagaaataatgaaaatcgAGAAAACGCTTCTAATAATCATGATCATGACGACATCACCTCAGGAATGCCAAAGGAGAAGAAAGCAAAAACATCCAAGAAAAAGAAGAGGTCTAAGGCTAAAGCAGAGAGGGAGGCTTCCCCTGCGGATCTTCCTATTGATCCCAATGAGCCAACATACTGCTTGTGTAATCAAGTCTCCTATGGAGAAATGATAGGATGTGATAATGATGAGTGCCCAATTGAGTGGTTTCATTTTTCATGTGTGGGACTCAATCATAAACCAAAGGGCAAATGGTACTGCCCTAAATGTAGAGGAGAAAATGAGAAAACTATGGACAAGGCACTGGAGAAATCTAAAAAAGAAAGGGCCTACAACAGGTAG